The DNA sequence GTGATCTCGTCGATATCGAGTCCGTTCGTCGCGAGGTCGGCAGCGAGTTCGTCACGCTGGATGTCTTCGTCGCCGTTAATAACCTCGTATTCCCGTTCGAGATGCACACTCACCGTGTCTCGACCGTGTTCGTCGTACATTCGTTTCAGGAGTCGCTTGTTGAACCACTCGGTGAGTGCCTTGTAGCCGTCTGCAGAGCGACCGTCAGAACCGGTCCATCGCGCCACGAGATACTCATCGACCGACTCGTACCCCGGGTCGGGCACGGTCAGCCCGTGGCGTTCGATGAGGGAATCGACCTTGCATCCCATTGTTTTGTTCTACCGGAAGGGTGGGTCTGCCCGGTAATAAACGTGATTACCGGCAGGCACACCGACGGCACGAGGATTCTAATTGCCGCCTCAGTACCCAATAGATGATGATCGTACTCGCGAAACGGGTCGCGCTTATTGAGGGGGGCTTTGGTGTTCTCGAGCGTCGTACCACGCTGCCAGCGTGGTTGTCTGGAGACTCAGCAGGATCAAGATTGCGACACCGAGGTGGCTCGTGACGATGGCCGGTCGCAACGACTGCGTCACCGTGAGGCCGCCGAGGACAACTTGTACCGGAAGGAAACCCAGCGCCAGTGTCGCCGACCAGACGACGAGGCGATGCTCACGGTGGGACCGCCATGCGGCGAGGGTGGTACCGAGAATCAACAAGCCAGTCACCATCGCTAGCCCCCGATGGGCCCACTCGGCAAAGATCTGTACCGCTGTGTAGGGCGCACTCGCGACAATTTCCGGGTGGAGAAAGGGCACCACCGTCCCGTAGCACGTCGGCCAGTCCGGACAGGATAATCCAGCGCCGATCGCACTCGTGTAGGCACCGAGCAACATCAGTATATACGTACAGACGAGGGTGAACCCTGCGAGATGCCGATACCTGAAGGGAATCCGCCGGCGACGTTGTTCAATCTGTTCAACGAGCGTGTCCGTTGGTGAATGCTCTGTCATATGTCGTTTGTAGTGTGAAATTTGTAGGCGTAGTCGGTGGGCTCGCAGGTCTCGGTTAACCTCGATGGATACCGAACATACAGACGTTCGTCTTCGGGGAGGTCTCCGCTGCCATAAGAGGTCGCGCGATCATCAGTGCCACTGGACGTGCCAAAACAGCCTGCACAGCCCGCCCCTACACGTCGGATGTGCGCGAGGATATCACGACGAATCATTCTCTCCGAGCACGCCCATTGATGAAGGCGATCTAATCGACGGGTTAGCAGAGTGCCTTCAAACGAATTATGGTTCGCCTCTCGAAGGAGCAGAGAAATCGACCTGGTAGAGCTCCTAGCCCATCATTCTCATCGCGTGACAGGGTTTCGCTCATAGCGTCGTGGCTTTTACCCGCGTTGAGAAGCGACACCCTTTATGGACCTTCAGGTTGCTGGTCTGGAGGATCTCGAAAAGAGAGTCGGGAACGCACTCGATCGAATCGGTGAACTGCAGGCGGGCACCCGAGTCCAGTCGGATGCGTTCTTCTCGCAGGCGTTTATGGACGACCACACTGATTTCGACTCGTTCGCTGCGTTTTGTAATCAGAGTCCGTGGCCGCTCGACGATGTTAGCGACGTACAAGACGTCTCTCGTGAACCGCTTAATGAGTATATCGCCGCCACAACCGATTTCGAGACGTGGGAGGGGATGAAAACGCAAGCTGCGGAGGAAGAAATCATCGACCAGATCGTCTCCTGACTATCCGACGCCGGGCACCGTGTTCAAGAGGTGATACAGTCCATAGCTGACGAGGCCCGCTCCTACCATCGAGCCAACCCACGATCCGATCGTAATGCCGACTTTGCGGGGTGAGACGCCACTTGTCCCCGAAGAACTGGCAGCGAGGCCGCTCCCCACGATACTCGCGATCATCACCTTGTTGAATGAGATAGGAATTCCCAGCACAATCGCGAGTTGCGCGATCAGAAACGCGGGAATCAGGGCTGCAATCGATCGTCGCGGTCCAAGTGATGCATATTCGTTTGAGACGGCCTGGACGAGTCGTGGCCCCCGTATCCAGGCACCGAGGAGTATTCCGCCTCCGCCGAGTGCCAGCAAGTAGATCGAGGGCAGCTGGAGGTCCGTCTCGAAGATCGTCTCCAGGGGGCCGGTCGCCAGCCCGACTTGCGTGCCACCACTCGTGAACACGACGACGAGTCCCAGCACAACGAGGAACTGATTGATGCCGGCCGTCTCGTCGCGCTGCAACAGTAGACGTGTCCCGGCGAGCCCGAGCAGGCCAAACGCAACACTCACGGCGACCATCCCGAACGTGTAGGATCCGCCGACGCTTGTCGGGAGGAACTGGTACGTGGTCGCGAGGTAGCGGGCTACCGATCCCTGTGTGCCGCTCGCGGTCGGGATGATTGTCAGCTGGATATTCGCCAACGCATATCCGACTGCACCACCGAGAAGCGGGATTCCCACAGTTTCGGGGACAGCGTCACTTCGAAGGCCACGCGCGAGCCCATATGCGAGAACTCCCTCAACGACGGGTATCGCGAACCAGAACCCGAGGATGACGACGTATTCGTGGATAGCGAATCCTCCGCCAAGAGCAATACCGGCCCCGATCATGGCCCCGGTGACGGTGAACGCGGACGGAATGGGATAGCCGTAGGAGTTTCCGATCGTGATGAGCGTCGCCGCCGTCAGAAGCGCTGCCGCCGCCGCGAGCGGTGTAATCGTTACCCCGGTGACGAGATCTTTGCCGATTGTCTCGGAGATACTGCCTCCCTGAAGTATTGCACCCAGTCCGGCCACGATCCCGACGATCAGGGCCGCTCGGAGAACTCCGAGTGCGTTCGCCCCGACGGCGGGCGCAACGGGGGCTGAGTTACTATTCGCTCCGACGGTGAACGACATAAACAACGCTGCTATCAGCGCGATACTCAACACGAGAATGACAGATGCCATCGAATTATCCTACCTCACATTAGCGATGTCGTGGTCACTTGACCTCCGGCCCACAGTACCGCAATTTTCCTGTCTCTGAGTCAGATTCGACACGGTTTGAAAGCACCGATGTGAAGTGTATCAGCTCGTCTTATTCCGATAGTCGCGATAACTAATGTTGATATTCTATCGAGTTGTCCCCACAGGCAGAGGAGGTCAAGAGGATAGGAGTTCGACTGGAAGGCGTTGGACAATATTTCAGTTGCTGAATTCGTCGTACATCACTGCTCCTTGGTCGACGATGGTCTGGCTGTCCGGAACCTCACCGTCCGGTGGCGTACTGCCCGCCGCTGGGCCACCAGGTTCGCCGACGACGACACGGCCGACCATCCCGAGACTCTTGTGTGGGATGCAGAAATAGTCGTAGGTCCCCGGTACCTCAAAGGTATGTTCGAAGGTGGCACCGCCTTCCGACAATGTCTCACTATCCCACCCTTCGGCGCCGTCCGGGATCCGCGTCTCGGCCGCCGGTCCTGTGCCCTCCTCGTACGCCGTCGACGAGTGGGTACCACTCTCGATCTCCCAGGTGACCGTTTCGCCCGTCTCGACGAACAGCCCGATGGGGTCGAAATAGTACTCGCTACCATCGGTTATCATGGCGATTGTGTTCGTCTCCGAAGGGTTGGAGGTTGGCGTCGAGCCGCCACCATCTCCACCTGTGCACCCAGCGAATGTCGCGAGGCTCCCAGTCGCTATTGCACCGGTCGCTCTGAGGAATGAACGTCGGTCCATATCTCGGGTATAACAGTCTGCGCCGAAAGGGGATTCTGGTATAGACATCGAATCTCGAGATAACTACGCAATCACCCTTCGATGAGGGAATCCACGAGGCGCGTGAACCGGTCAAGCATCCGGTCGGAAAGCGACGGGGTGACTTCCTTGAGGAGTCGAACTGTCTCAGTCGGCTTCGGCACGACCAACGTCACGTGATTGTTCTTGTCCCGCTGTTTCACGACGAGGTCCTGCTCGACGAGATGGTCGAGATGCCACTCGAGGGTACTTCGAGCGATGTCGAGGGCGTCTACGACGGAACCCGGAGTGGAGGAGCCATGCTCAAGCAAGTAAAACAGGATATCCCGAGCCGTTTCACGACGAACGACGGCGATCGCTCCCCGTTCCCCCTCGTCATACTCGGGCGTGTAGTAGTGGGTCCGACCGTAGAGATGTTCCTCGACGATTTGGTCCTGACGCTGGAGTTTTTTGAGGTGGTACTGCACCTGGCCGGGCGCGAGATCGAGCGCCCGCGTAAGCGCGTTGAAGTGCTTGCCCGGGTGAGTAGCAAGATAGTCGTGAATCCGATCCCGTTGGTGTGTCACGACCTTATTTCAGCCCTCGGCAAGCTCGCGCTTGACCTTCACGTAGCTCTTAGCCGCTTTATCTGTGG is a window from the Halobaculum magnesiiphilum genome containing:
- a CDS encoding plastocyanin/azurin family copper-binding protein — its product is MDRRSFLRATGAIATGSLATFAGCTGGDGGGSTPTSNPSETNTIAMITDGSEYYFDPIGLFVETGETVTWEIESGTHSSTAYEEGTGPAAETRIPDGAEGWDSETLSEGGATFEHTFEVPGTYDYFCIPHKSLGMVGRVVVGEPGGPAAGSTPPDGEVPDSQTIVDQGAVMYDEFSN
- a CDS encoding inorganic phosphate transporter; this encodes MASVILVLSIALIAALFMSFTVGANSNSAPVAPAVGANALGVLRAALIVGIVAGLGAILQGGSISETIGKDLVTGVTITPLAAAAALLTAATLITIGNSYGYPIPSAFTVTGAMIGAGIALGGGFAIHEYVVILGFWFAIPVVEGVLAYGLARGLRSDAVPETVGIPLLGGAVGYALANIQLTIIPTASGTQGSVARYLATTYQFLPTSVGGSYTFGMVAVSVAFGLLGLAGTRLLLQRDETAGINQFLVVLGLVVVFTSGGTQVGLATGPLETIFETDLQLPSIYLLALGGGGILLGAWIRGPRLVQAVSNEYASLGPRRSIAALIPAFLIAQLAIVLGIPISFNKVMIASIVGSGLAASSSGTSGVSPRKVGITIGSWVGSMVGAGLVSYGLYHLLNTVPGVG
- a CDS encoding winged helix-turn-helix transcriptional regulator, with the protein product MTHQRDRIHDYLATHPGKHFNALTRALDLAPGQVQYHLKKLQRQDQIVEEHLYGRTHYYTPEYDEGERGAIAVVRRETARDILFYLLEHGSSTPGSVVDALDIARSTLEWHLDHLVEQDLVVKQRDKNNHVTLVVPKPTETVRLLKEVTPSLSDRMLDRFTRLVDSLIEG
- a CDS encoding COX15/CtaA family protein produces the protein MTEHSPTDTLVEQIEQRRRRIPFRYRHLAGFTLVCTYILMLLGAYTSAIGAGLSCPDWPTCYGTVVPFLHPEIVASAPYTAVQIFAEWAHRGLAMVTGLLILGTTLAAWRSHREHRLVVWSATLALGFLPVQVVLGGLTVTQSLRPAIVTSHLGVAILILLSLQTTTLAAWYDAREHQSPPQ